TATTGACGGATACAATACAGGCAATAGCCGTAATGGTTCTTTCTCAAAGAATATAAAATCAGAGACTTTGGGCAATATGGTCCTGGCTATTCCCCGGGATAGAAATGGTGAATTCGAGCCTCAGGTCATCGGAAAAGGCCAATCGATGAGTGAAAAGATTGAAGATGCTATTTTAGGAATGTACAGTCGTGGAATGACCCGTAGTGATATTGTAGAACAAGTTAAAGAAGTTTATGGGATATCAGTAAGTGAGTCCACGATTTCGACCATCTCTGATAGAATACTGGCTGATGTTGATTTATGGACTAAAAGGGCTTTAGAACCACAGTATCTGATTGTTTGGATGGATGCTGTGCATATGAAAGTAAGAACAGATGGGAAATATGAAAACCATGCAATTTACATTGTAATCGGACTAAAAACAGATGGTAAGAAAGAAGTATTAGGAATGTGGCTAAATAAAGAAGAGTCGGCTTCATTTTGGATGACTGTACTCTCTGACATAAAATCTCGTGGAGTAAAGGATATTCTCATTGCCTGTACAGATAACCTTACCGGATTTACAAAAGCTATCAGAGGTGTTTTTCCAAATACAGAATCCCAGCTTTGCATTGTTCATCAAATAAGGAATAGCCTTAAGTTTGTAGTAGTTAAGGATAGAAAAGCATTTTGCAGTGCAATGAAAGAAGTATATACTGCAATAAATCAGGAAGAAGCCGTTTTAGCTCTGGCTGAATTTAAAAAAAACTGGGAAGCAAAATATAAATATGCCGTTTGCTCCTGGGAAAAGAATTGGGAAAATCTCATGCCTTTTTTGGCCTATCCTGCTGAAATCAGGAAAATAATGTACACCACAAATACAATAGAAAACTTAAACAGGGGAATTAGAAAATATACCAAAACAAAAGTGCAGTTCCCAGATGAAAAAAGCGTCAAGAAATCAGTCTATTTAGCAATACAAAATTGTGAAAAAAGCTGGATAAATGCAATACCAAGCTGGGGATTAATCATGAATCAGTTCTTGGTCATATTTGGAGAAAGGTGTAATATTAAACACTAAGAACTGTTTACACAAAATTTCGACCAGTCTCAATTCAGTTAAAAAACGGCGCCATTTGATTGCAATGGCGCCATTATTTTTATTCCTCTGTGATTACAATGTAGCTGGAAACATTTCCGTTGGTAGGGTTTATAACCTCTGTCCATACTGCTTTAAGTACCGTTCCCCAAGGTGTTGGCGATTGTAAAACGTCATTGTAGGCGGTGCTATCGTAGAAGTTCAAGAAAAACTCACCTGTAGCATTGTTTTTATAACTCCTCTCGTCTTCTGTCATAGTATATTCTGTGTCATTGTAGCGTGAAGGATAAGTAAGATATCCTGCGACAACTGCATCACCGTTTCCGGCGGCCAATTTGATTTCATGCCATTTTTGAGAAGGACCATAGGTAGTCTGTGCAAGCTGTTTCGTTATTGTTGACCATGTGGTCCCGCTAAGGAGGACGCTTACTGTTGGGATTATGGGCAGGCTTGCAAAAGGTAAACCATTAAACGAGTTGTTAACGATCGTCATGTTGCTATAAGGTCCTACGGTATATAATGTCGTATAAACTAAAGGGTATCGATCATTGAGATCATGCGTTCGGGGTTCAAAACGTAAGTCGTAATCAGTTAAGTTGGATACATATAATGGTCTTCTTTGAGCAAATGAAAACAGGGAAACCAATAAACAAATAAATAGGGCTAATTTTTTCATGATTTTACTTTTTTAAATTGTTATTGAGTTTTTGAATCATTTCCAGGTGTTTGTCTAATGCAGCTTTAAGAAGGTCTTCCTGCGGAATGTCGGTAGTCGCTACTCCGTAATAGGCAAGGTATTCTTTTGCTTTTTCAGTAAGATCCACTGTGGCTTTTTGACGGGAAGCAGGATCGGAGGCGAGCTGTCTGCTGTAATCACCAAAGGATTTTTCAAAACGTTGCATTTCCTCTGTTTTCTGCATTTTTGAAAATTTTGCATGTTCAGCATTTTTGTTGTAGCCGGACTGATCTGTGACAGCATCATTCGCTTCACATGCAATGCACAGCGTTGCTGCAGCGACCATAAAGATTAATTTTTTCATGATTAAATAGGAATTTGGGGTTGAATAATTAAATATATAGGTTGTACTATATCGTATAAAGCGCTACTGATAATAACCATAATGAGTTATACTGGTGCCAATTTGATTTTAGATTCCTGATTAAAATAAATGTGCATAAAAACAGGCCAATTATTTTTTGAATCCTGTCTGGTAATTCTAAACAGGTTTTCTCTCAATACGGATTATTTTAAAGTCAAAGCAGTAGCTAACTGTAAAGTGTAGGAGGTTGCAGTATAGTGTAATATTCTAAATGGACGGAATGATGTATTCTGCAAAGGGTAAAATACGTTAGGAATGTTTTTTCTGATATCATTAGATTAAAATTTGGGGCTTAAATAATAATAACGACTTAACTTGTAGGAAGTTAATCCTTTGCTAATATAGAAAAATAAACTGATTTTAATCTTTTAGTTGTAAGAAAAATAAAGCATAATTATGTTTTCCCAGTGTTTGTTACCTGTGACGTGAGAATTTATTTTTGGATCGTGTAACAGAAGGATTGTTTTTAAAATAAACAAAAGCGCTGTTTTAACTGTGCTGTATCGGGCATTTTGCCATGATAGCTGCAACAGCGGCTGCTTCTGGAGATCCGGTTTTGTTTAATTCCGTGATAATGTTACTGTGGTTTTTGGCATCGCGATTTTGTGACATCTTATTGACGGCTTCGATACTGGTAATCTCAATTTCAAAAGCGACAATACCGCGCACCTGGCGCAGGGATGATTTGGATAAATCCTCAAAATGCACCGGATTTGCTGAGAAAGCCTCGTATTTGTCCATAAGTTTTTTTAAGGAGGATAGGGCTGCATCACCTTCGATGATTTTTATAGTGCCATAGACATGGACTGCGGCATAATTCCAGGTAGGGACGTTTTCATGATCGTACCAGGAAGGAGAAATGTAACTGTGAGGCCCTGAGAAAATAGCCAGTACAGACTGATTGGAGGCAAAACTATGCCATTGGGGGTTTTCTTTTGCAATATGGCCCTGCAGTACTTCCTTTCCGTCAGCATTGATGTCGAGTTCCAGTGGAATATGGGTTGCCCATAATTTGCTGTCCAGCTGGTTGATTAATATGCCAAAGCTGTTTTGTTCTAAAAAAAGCCTGATGTCTTCTTTGTTTTCGTTCTTGTAAAGGTCTGGAATGTGCATGAAGCCTTATTGTTTTTTAGATGATATTTACTTCGGCTTCAATTTTGATTCCAAAAGTATCGTATACGGTTTGTTGTATCGTTCGGGCTACATCCAGGATTTCCTGTCCGGTGGCATTTCCATAGTTTACCAATACCAAAGCCTGGTTTTTATGGATTCCCGCATCGCCAAAACGTTTGCCTTTGAATCCTGCCTGTTCAATAAGCCATCCTGCAGGGACTTTTACTTCCGTGTCTGAAATAATATAATGGGGCATTTCGGGATGCAACGATACGATGCGTTCGAAATCGTTTTTAGGAAGTATCGGATTTTTAAAGAAACTACCGCTATTGCCTAATTCTTTCGGGTCTGGAAGCTTGCGTTGGCGAATTGCGGTAACGGCATCGCTCACATCTTTTAACGTGGGCGTTGTAATTCCTTTTTGGGTCAGTTCGGCAGCGATATCGCCATAGGAAACATTGATTTTATGGGAATGTTTTGTGAGCTTAAATACAACCGATGTAATGATATATTTGTTTTTCTCTTCATTTTTAAAAATACTTTCCCGATATCCGAAAGCGCATTCTTCTTTGGTAAAGGTGCGGGTTTGTAATGTGGCAATTTCCAAAGCCGTGCAGTACGCAAAAGTATCTTTGATTTCGGTTCCATAAGCGCCGATATTCTGTATGGGTGTTGTGCCTACATTTCCGGGAATCAGGGACATGTTTTCCAGTCCGCCGAAATCCTGGTTGATGGTCCATAAAACAAATTCATGCCAGTTTTCGCCGGCGTGGGCTTCTACCCACACGAAATCATCGGAAGTTTCAATAATTCTTTTTCCTTTCAGGTCTACATGAATAACAAGTGCGTGGATATCCTGGGTCAGCAGCATATTGCTGCCACCGCCTAAAATGAATTTAGGGTCATCCGGATGCTGCTCCAATACCGTTTTTAATTCGTCAGTTGTATGTACCGAAATGAATTTTTGCGCTTTGGCTTCAATGCCAAAAGTATTGTAGTTTTTTAAAGAAAAATGAGACTGAATTTCCATGAATGAATTGAGTTTTTATCGGCGTAAAAGTAATGGAAACCTTTTGGAATTCATAATTAATCTTCGGTGGTGAGGGCGCGGTTTAAAAAATCATTTAAGGGCTTCAGCAGTATAAGTTTCTGGGCTATTTCTTGGACAAAATCAGGATCGGTCAGAAGGCTGTCGTCCAGTTTATGCATGGCTGTAAAACTTTTTAGTTTTAAAAATTCAATGGCCGGATGATCCTTTTCGTAGCCCTTTGGTGCATTTTTTAAGGCAATGGTATCGTTGTGTTCCAGGCTGCCAAACTCCTTTTTGAAATTTTTATCGGCTAACAATTCATCAAGGTCTTCGGTGAAATAAGCGATTTCCTTCCTGATTTTTTTCAGGTCTTCCGCATTAGGCCACCAGACACCACCGCCAATAAAGCTTGCGCCCTTTTCGATATGGATGTAATAACCGGCTAAATTGGTGTTTTTAGTCCCCGGAGAAAGCCAAATGCCCATGTGGGTTTTGTACGGTGTTTTGTCTTTTGAAAAACGGATATCACGGGCTATCCGGAAAGCACAGTTTTTAGGTTCCAGATTTGCTAATGAAATGTCTTTTGGGATCATTTCAGCCAATACATTTTCAATTAACGTGTGGTATTCCTGTTTGTAGGTTTCATAACGGGATTTGTTGGCGTGGAACCATTCCCGGTTATTGTTGGCTTTGATATCGTCTAAGAATTGGATGATCTTTTTTGAAGGCATAATCTTATTTTTTGAAGATTAAAAGTAAGGATAAAATATGAGAAGGTAAAAAAGGAAATGCTAAAAGGTAAAAGCGAAATCTGGGAAATAAGGGTAGGAGTACCATAAGTAAAACGGATGCAGATTGTGGTCTTGGATACGGATTTACAGCTGGAAAATTTTGTAGCTCTGATGCGTCGACTGGATTACGGCTTCCGTTCTCTCTGGGTGTGTATCGGATATAAAAAGCTGCCCAAAAGTGTCATTGTTGACCATTTCGACAATTTTCGCTACACGGATCTCGTCCAGTTTGTCAAAGATGTCATCAAACAATAGAATTGGTTTTACACCACTTTGTTTTTTTACAAATTCAAACTGCGCGAGTTTAAGGGCAATCAGGAAAGACTTTTGTTGTCCCTGGGAACCGAATTTTTTAATGGGATAAGCGTCAATTTCAAAGGACAGGTCGTCTTTGTGGATTCCTGCACTGGTATATTGCAATGCCCTGTCTTTTGGGAGTGTTTCTTTGAAAAGAGCTAATAATTCCTTGTCGTGCAATTGACTGTCATAGACAATTTGTACGGTTTCGGCACCATCGGTTATGGCCTGGTGGTGTTTGTTGAAAATGGGAATGAAATTTTTCAGGAACTCTTTCCGCTTTTCAAAAATGCTTTGTCCTAATCCATCCAGTTGCTCGTCATAGATGGACAAAGTGTCGTTTTCAAATACATGGTTCAGGGCAAAATATTTTAATAGCGCATTCCGTTGGCTCAATATTTTTTGATATTGAATCAGGTGTAGCAGGTAGGTGTTGTCGAGTTGTGAAATCACGCTATCAATGAATTTCCGCCGTGTTTCACTACCCTCTACGATCAGGTCGCGATCAGCGGGGGAAATTATGACTAATGGGATAAAACCGATATGATCTGAAAATTTATCGTACGCTTTCCCATTGCGTTTCAGGATTTTCTTTTGTCCTTTTTTCAGGCTGCATACGATTTGTTCCGTGCGCTCGTTTTTTTCAAATTCGGCATCAATAACAAAAAACTCTTCTCCATGACGGATGTTTTGTACCGCCAAAGGATTGAAATAACTTTTGCCGTACGATAGGTGGTAAATGGCATCAAGGACGTTGGTTTTACCAATGCCATTCCTGCCGACAAAACAATTTATCCTGCTGTCAAAGTCAAAAGAGGCTTCGGAAAAATTTTTGTAATTGAATAAAGATATTTTTTTTAAATACATCTGCAAATGCCGTGCTGATAGTGAGAACTTTGTGGTTTTAACCGCTTTTTTTCTAAGAAGCTGCAAATTATTGAAAAATAACGAAAAAACATCTTTTACATTTGAATAAAAATTTTATTTTTGCACCTCATTAAATTAAATGTAAATGGCAACTTATAACAAGAGAGGATATAAAGCTCCAAAACCAGAACAAGAAAAAGAAGTTTTAGAATACGACCCGATTGATGCAGTTTCAGAAAAAGACAGTACTACAGCTGAAGTGTTTAATTCATTAGATACTGGAGCTTCAAGAATTGAAGAATGGGTTGCCGGTAATCAAAAAATTATCTTTGGAATTGTAGGTGCTTTAGCTCTTGCTACAGTTGGATATTTTGCATACGACCGTTTCGTTGCAGAACCAAAAGAAGAGGTGGCTGCAAATGAAATGTTTCAGGCACAACAATACTTTCAGCAGGCTGTTGATGGTGTAGCCAGTGATTCCCTATACAACCTTGCGCTGAATGGTGGAGAAGGTAAAATGGGCTTCCTTAAAGTAGCAGAACACTATTCTGGTACTGATGCAGGAAACTTGGCACACTACTATGCAGGAATCTCTTACCTGAACCTACACAAGTATAAAGAAGCAATTACAGAATTGGAAAAATTCAGTTCTAAAGATGCTTTCCTTTCTGCACTTTCTAAAGGAGCTATTGGAGATGCATTTGCTCAAAACAATCAATTGCCAGAAGCTTTGGACTATTATGAAAAAGCAGCAACAAGCAATGAAAATGACCTGACTACACCACGCTTTTTGCTAAAAGCAGGACAAGTAGCTTTGGTATTAAAGAAAAAAGATAAAGCTTTAGAATATTTCACTAAAATCCAGGACAAATATGATACTGCTCCTGAAGCAGCGAATATTGATGCCCTGATTGGAATGGCACAATAAATTATGGCTACAGAAAATAAAAATTTATCAGAATACGATAAAACAAAACTCCCAAACGTAGCACAGTCTTCGTTTGGGATTGTTGTTTCTGAATGGAACGAACAGGTAACGGGCGGCCTTTTTAAAGGGGCTTATGATACGCTGATTGATAATGGGGTATTGCCGGAAAATATTATTAAGTATGATGTTCCGGGTAGTTTCGAACTGATCTATGGCAGCCGTAAGATGATGGAGAAACAGCCACATCTTGCAGGCATTATCGCGATAGGCTGTGTGATTCAGGGCGAGACCAAACATTTTGATTTTGTATGTGAAGGCGTGACTCAGGGCATCAAAGACCTGAATATCATGGGGAAAATGCCTGTGATTTTCTGTGTGCTGACGGATAATAACCTGCAGCAGTCAATTGACCGAAGCGGTGGTATTCATGGAAATAAGGGCGTGGAAGCGGCAGTAGCAGCAATTAAAATGACGCCTTTTTTATAAAAGAAAATTTCGAAAATAAAATTAGTCACAAAAGCCTGTACATGATGTTGTACAGGCTTTTGTGTTTCGGGGAGTTGGCCGGAATGGTGATGGTTGATAAAAACCCGGGTTTCCGGAGAATAGTTTTTTTTATCGTACTATTAATTCCTTAACTTTGAAAACTTTATTTTTTAGGGCTTCAGCCTTAAATTTTAAACCTGAAACCCAAATAGAAATGTCGAGTATAATACAATTGCTTCCGGATCACGTTGCGAACCAGATTGCTGCCGGTGAAGTGGTACAGCGTCCGGCTTCTGTCGTAAAAGAATTATTAGAAAATGCTGTTGATGCGAAAGCAACGGATATTAAATTAATCATTAAAGATGCCGGGAAATCCCTGGTGCAGGTGATTGATAATGGGGTAGGAATGTCAGTAACCGATTCCCGTTTGTGTTTTGAACGGCATGCCACCTCTAAAATCAGGCTGGCGGAAGATTTGTTTTCACTGGACACCAAAGGATTCCGGGGTGAGGCTTTGGCTTCCATCGCGGCGATCGCGCATGTGGAAATGAAAACCAAACAGGACCAGGAAGAATTGGGTACGCATATCATCATCGAAGGAAGCAAATTTGTTTCTCAGGAGGTAGCTGTTTTGCCAAAAGGAACCTCCTTTGCTGTAAAGAATCTTTTTTTTAATATTCCTGCCCGCCGTAATTTCCTGAAATCGGAAGTGGTGGAACAACGCCATATTGTAGACGAATTTCAACGGGTGGCATTGGCTCATGCCAATATCCATTTTACAATGTACCATAATGGCAGCGAAATGTTCAACCTGCCACCTTCTAATTTCAGGCAGCGTATTGTCAATGTTTTTTCTGGTAAAACCAATGAAAAATTAGTGCCGATCCAGGAAAGTACCGAGATCGTTTCCATACAGGGATTTGTAGGGAAACCGGAATTTGCCAAAAAGAACAGGGGAGAGCAGTTTTTTTTCGTCAATGACCGTTTTATAAAAAGCGGGTACCTTCATCATGCAATTATGTCTGCTTATGAAGGATTGCTGAAAGATGGTTGTCAGCCCAGTTATTTTATCTACCTGAATGTACCTCCCAATACGATCGATATCAATATACATCCGACCAAAACGGAAATAAAATTTGACGATGAGCATGCACTTTATGCGATATTGCGTTCCTCGATCAAACACAGTTTAGGGCAGTTTAATGTGGCTCCGGTGTTGGACTTTGACCGGGATTCTAATTTAGATACGCCTTATGACTATCAAAATAAAGATGCTTCCATGCCTTTGATCCAGGTCGATGCCGCCTTTAATCCATTTTCTCCGGAAAAACCGATTAAGAATTCCTATTCCTCATCTTCTTCCTCTTCCTATCGCAAGCCGGATACTTCCCATTGGGAAGGATTGTATGTCGGATTGAAGAATACAACAGAAGAGTTTTCCGGTATGACGGAAATCACCGAAATGGAATTTGAAAGCGAAGAAGTAACGGGTTCGTTATTTAATGAGCGTGAGGTAGAAGAGAAGATCAATGCGACCTATCAGATCCATAAAAAATATATTGTGAGCCCGATAAAATCCGGGATGGTGATTTTAGACCAGCAACGGGCACATCAAAGGGTTTTGTATGAGCAGTTTTTGACGAATATTACGGTACTTCAGGCTTCCAGCCAACAGCTTCTTTTTCCATTGCATTTGTATTTTTCTCCGGGAGAAATAGAGCTGATCCTGGAATTGCAGGAATCGCTGGTACAAACCGGATTTATATTTGAAGAGATCAATAGCGATAGTATCGTGATTTCAGGGCTTCCGGTCAATGTGACAGAAAGTGAAGTTTCGATACTGTTGGAACAGTTATTGAGTGATCTGCAGGACGGGATTCCTGAAAACAGTTTTAGCCAAAACGACAGCATTTCGAAATCGATGGCCAAAAGTTTAGCTGTAAAAACAGGAACATTACTGACCGAAAGGGAACAGGAGAACCTGGTGAATTCGCTTTTTGCCTGTAGAGAACCCGGAGTTTCACCTTTTAATAAACCAACTTTCATCACGATGAGTGTGGAAGATATAGATAAAAAATTCGCGATATGATGAATGTTACAGAGACGGTAAAACACCTGATCATTATTAATATTATTTTCTTTATAGGAACCTACTTGTTGGGGGATGTTGCTTACCAGTATTTGTCGCTTTACTATCCTGAAAATGCGAAATTTCAATTTTGGCAACCGATAACCCATATGTTCATGCATGGGGGGCTAATGCATATTTTCTTTAATATGTTCGCGCTTTTCTCCTTTGGGAGTGTGTTGGAGCAATTTTGGGGATCTAAAAAATTTCTGTTTTTCTACATTTCCTGTGGGCTCGGAGCTGCTTTGCTACAGGTGACAGTTAATTATTTTACTTTTCATGAAAGCATTGCAGTATTAGTTGACAATGGTTTTGCCAAAAGTGATATCATTGCGACTTTAAATCATCAGGGGAAATTAAGTCCGGACTGGATCCCATTTTTGACGCCTAATGGGATTGAAAATATTAAGATGAGTTTTGGTGCGCCAATGGTAGGTGCTTCCGGGGCTATTTACGGATTATTGATTGCTTTTGCTTTCATGTTTCCTAATGCAGAACTGATGATGATGTTTATTCCTATACCAATTAAAGCCAAATATTTTGTACCGGGTATTATTGCAGTTGATTTATATTCCGGATTTAGCGGGAATTCAATTTTCGGGGGTGGTAGCAATGTGGCACACTTTGCCCATATTGGAGGGGCTATAACCGGGTTTATAATGATGTGGTACTGGAAGAAAAACCAGTTCGACAATAAACGGTGGAATTAAAAGATAACTGTATTCGCATACTGTAAACAAGCAATAAGTAAGGCAACACCACGTTTGATACATGAGGGTGGGCTGTAATTTAATCAGTCAAATAATACAAAATAAATGGGGATTCTGGAAGATATAAAACAGCAGTACAAGTTTGGAGGGATTTCGCAAAAACTGATTTTTTGGAATGTCGGATTGTTTATACTTTCCCTTATTTTCTTTTATAATTTCCAAAACCAGTTTTTTATATATCCCGAATGGCTGAAACTGTCTTCAGCTCCCGGGAATTTACTATACTATCCCTGGACACTGCTTACGTATTCATTTTTTCATGCTGGATTTCTGCACCTCTTTTTTAATATGATGGTGCTCAATTTCTCAAGCCGGCTGTTCCTGACCTTCTTTAATGAAAGACAATTGTTAGGGCTTTATCTTTTGAGTTCCATATTTGCCGGAGTTGTTTTTGTAGTGGTCTATTTTGTGTTTCCGGGGCTTTCTCCTGTAGCGACATCGGTAGTGGGTGCGTCTGCTGCTATTATGGCGGTTCTGGTCGCTACGGCCACCTATGCGCCTTTGATGTCTATACGCTTGTTGCTGATCGGAAATGTGAAGCTTTGGCATATTGCAGCCGTGATTATACTCCTGGACCTGCTTCAGATCAGGGCCGAAAACACAGGTGGGCATATCGCGCATCTTGCCGGTGCTTTTTTTGGATTTGTGTTTATCAAATTATTACAGCAGGGAACCGATTTAAGTAGTGGTATTGCGCGCATTATTACTTTTTTTACGGGGTTATTCCAGCCTAAAAAAACAACACCTTTTAAAAAGGTACATAAGAATCCGGTGCGGACTACTATTGCTCCGGGAGCGGGTAAAGATATCACGCAAAAACAGATTGATGAAATTCTGGACAAGATCAGTCAGTCCGGTTATGACAGCCTGACAAAACAGGAAAAAGAATTTCTTTTTAAAGCCGGGAAATAATACTCCCTGCTACACTACTAAATTTAGGAAAAATGACGAAGCTTTCATGGTTTAATAAGGTAATGTTTGTGCTTAATATAGTGTTGACTGTATTGACATTTGCTGCTTATGTATTGCCTTTTTTAGCGCCTAAATTTTTCCCTTTCCTGTCTGTCCTTACTTTAGTAATGCCATTGATGCTGGTTTTTAACCTGCTTTTCTTTATGTATTGGCTGTTTCAGGCCCGCAAGCAAATGTTGTTGTCGGGGTTGGTACTGCTGTTGGGGATTACTTTCATTAATAAATTCTACAAGCTGTCTTCGCTGGATCTTACCGTAGAAGAATCGGATTTTACCGTAATGAGCTATAATGTGAGAATGTTCGATTTATATGAATGGATCGATGACAAATACATACCGGAGAAGATTTCTGATTTTGTAAAAGACCAAAACCCGGACATTATATGCATCCAGGAGTATTCGGGCAACTTGGCCGATTTTGACCAGTACCGGTATAAATTTATTTTCTTTGAAAATAAAAACAACAAAATGGGGCAGGCGATCTATTCTAAATTCCCTATAGTAGAGAAGGGCGATATTCACTTTCCGAATTCGGGGAACAATGTGATTTTTGCCGATATTAAAAAAGGAAAAGATACTGTGCGGGTGTACAGCATGCACATGCAATCTATAAAAATCAGTCCCGATGTACATGAGATCGACGAAGACCTGAACCAGATTGACAAAAAGAAATCCAAAATGATCTTCCGTAGGATGAGCCAGGCTTTTAAAGAGCAGCAACAACAGGCCGAGCTTTTTAAAGAACATAAGAATTCATGCCCTTATCCGCAAATTATCTGCGGAGATATGAATAATAGTGCTTTCTCGTATGTTTACCGAAGCATTAAAGGGCAGCTCAATGATAGTTTTGAAGAAGCCGGAAGCGGTTTTGGAACGACCTACAATTTTAAGTATTATCCGGCCCGTATCGACTACATTTTTACCGATAAGAAGATGAAAATTAAAAGTTTTAAGAACTTTACCAACTTCGTAAATTCAGATCACTATCCGATTATGGCACGGATGTCGTTTGAGTAATATTCCTTTTACAGAACTTCCCAGATATACTATTTCAGTTCCAGTTTCCTTTGAGCCTATAGCGTATGTTCTTTTAGGTAGTCTAATGCATAACGGCCTTCATTGAAAAGAAGATCCAATATGCTGAGGTTGTTCAGGTACCCGTGCTTTTCTCCAAATACCTGTGTGTATTCACTAAATAGGGTGTTGTCTTTTTTTCCGTTGGCCAAATACCGAAAATCAGTAATGCCCGCCTGAGGCTCCCGAAAGTATTCGATGGTTTTATCGTACTGGAATTTCATGCCCAAGCAGGATTTTAGGATTTCAATCGTTTCATAATTGAGGTCGATCAGGAAATTGTGCTTTTTCTCAAATACAGGCATCAGTTCGTCTTCAAAGTATTCGAAGAAAGGGGAGCTCCGGTAGGCGGCTTCCAGCGATTTAAAATGGATCTTCTGCCAGTTAAAAGCCGATTCAATTTGGACATCCTTATATTTTTGATGCAGGTCATTGCTGTGCTTAATGGGAATATTGAGCATTTGCAGGCCATTAGGACTGTAGATATACATCCTGTTACGGTTGGTCTGCTTTTGGAAGTT
The Flavobacterium kingsejongi genome window above contains:
- a CDS encoding rhomboid family intramembrane serine protease — encoded protein: MMNVTETVKHLIIINIIFFIGTYLLGDVAYQYLSLYYPENAKFQFWQPITHMFMHGGLMHIFFNMFALFSFGSVLEQFWGSKKFLFFYISCGLGAALLQVTVNYFTFHESIAVLVDNGFAKSDIIATLNHQGKLSPDWIPFLTPNGIENIKMSFGAPMVGASGAIYGLLIAFAFMFPNAELMMMFIPIPIKAKYFVPGIIAVDLYSGFSGNSIFGGGSNVAHFAHIGGAITGFIMMWYWKKNQFDNKRWN
- a CDS encoding WbqC family protein, translated to MNILLHPTYFPSVSHFVALAQAENITFEMDDNFQKQTNRNRMYIYSPNGLQMLNIPIKHSNDLHQKYKDVQIESAFNWQKIHFKSLEAAYRSSPFFEYFEDELMPVFEKKHNFLIDLNYETIEILKSCLGMKFQYDKTIEYFREPQAGITDFRYLANGKKDNTLFSEYTQVFGEKHGYLNNLSILDLLFNEGRYALDYLKEHTL
- the mutL gene encoding DNA mismatch repair endonuclease MutL, whose protein sequence is MSSIIQLLPDHVANQIAAGEVVQRPASVVKELLENAVDAKATDIKLIIKDAGKSLVQVIDNGVGMSVTDSRLCFERHATSKIRLAEDLFSLDTKGFRGEALASIAAIAHVEMKTKQDQEELGTHIIIEGSKFVSQEVAVLPKGTSFAVKNLFFNIPARRNFLKSEVVEQRHIVDEFQRVALAHANIHFTMYHNGSEMFNLPPSNFRQRIVNVFSGKTNEKLVPIQESTEIVSIQGFVGKPEFAKKNRGEQFFFVNDRFIKSGYLHHAIMSAYEGLLKDGCQPSYFIYLNVPPNTIDINIHPTKTEIKFDDEHALYAILRSSIKHSLGQFNVAPVLDFDRDSNLDTPYDYQNKDASMPLIQVDAAFNPFSPEKPIKNSYSSSSSSSYRKPDTSHWEGLYVGLKNTTEEFSGMTEITEMEFESEEVTGSLFNEREVEEKINATYQIHKKYIVSPIKSGMVILDQQRAHQRVLYEQFLTNITVLQASSQQLLFPLHLYFSPGEIELILELQESLVQTGFIFEEINSDSIVISGLPVNVTESEVSILLEQLLSDLQDGIPENSFSQNDSISKSMAKSLAVKTGTLLTEREQENLVNSLFACREPGVSPFNKPTFITMSVEDIDKKFAI
- a CDS encoding rhomboid family intramembrane serine protease — translated: MGILEDIKQQYKFGGISQKLIFWNVGLFILSLIFFYNFQNQFFIYPEWLKLSSAPGNLLYYPWTLLTYSFFHAGFLHLFFNMMVLNFSSRLFLTFFNERQLLGLYLLSSIFAGVVFVVVYFVFPGLSPVATSVVGASAAIMAVLVATATYAPLMSIRLLLIGNVKLWHIAAVIILLDLLQIRAENTGGHIAHLAGAFFGFVFIKLLQQGTDLSSGIARIITFFTGLFQPKKTTPFKKVHKNPVRTTIAPGAGKDITQKQIDEILDKISQSGYDSLTKQEKEFLFKAGK
- a CDS encoding endonuclease/exonuclease/phosphatase family protein, whose translation is MTKLSWFNKVMFVLNIVLTVLTFAAYVLPFLAPKFFPFLSVLTLVMPLMLVFNLLFFMYWLFQARKQMLLSGLVLLLGITFINKFYKLSSLDLTVEESDFTVMSYNVRMFDLYEWIDDKYIPEKISDFVKDQNPDIICIQEYSGNLADFDQYRYKFIFFENKNNKMGQAIYSKFPIVEKGDIHFPNSGNNVIFADIKKGKDTVRVYSMHMQSIKISPDVHEIDEDLNQIDKKKSKMIFRRMSQAFKEQQQQAELFKEHKNSCPYPQIICGDMNNSAFSYVYRSIKGQLNDSFEEAGSGFGTTYNFKYYPARIDYIFTDKKMKIKSFKNFTNFVNSDHYPIMARMSFE